In the genome of Candidatus Omnitrophota bacterium, the window CTCCATCATCATGCTTTTTATCATTCAAAACAGCCAAAACCGCCACACCATTGCGATCCAGCTGAAACTTGACGAGATCATCCGCGCCACCAAAGGCGCCCACAATGAAATGATGGACATTGAAAAGCTGACGGACGAGGATCTGGCGAGGATACAGAAGAAATATGGCTTACTGGCAGAGAAAACCAAAGAAGATCTGAAAGAAGGCAAGCTCGACACGCATACCCCCGACATCAGCACGCCGATCAAGGTTATACCCCGGTACAATTGATTTTATTTTGCCCTTCCCTAGAATACCATCATGAAGTTAAAAGGATCACATAAAGAGGAGGATTGTATGAAGAATAAATTCTTATTGATCATTGGGACTGTACTTTTAGCGATGTCGGTTTTAGGCTGTAACACGCTTAGCGGTGCCGGCAAAGATGTAGAGAGCGCAGGGAAAAGCATTCAAACAACAGTAGAACATAATAATTAAGGAGAAAGCGCTATGACAACAGAAACCCAAGTCCGAACAAGTAATACGAAGATCAGTGAAGCCCTCGAACTCTTGAATGAGGCGGCCAAAGAAAAAAGAGATGAGTTGAAAGGCCTAATGGCCAATAGGTACTCGCATATTCGGGAGGCGATGACGGCCGGGGTAGAGCACGGAAAAGAGGCCCTTAATCATACCAAAGACCTTGCTCAAGAGGCGATCATTAAAGGTGGAAAAAAAGCAAAAGAAATAGCGGGCGACGTCGATAAACGCGTGCATAAGGACCCGTGGGCCTACATCGCCGGGGCTACCGCAGCGTCTCTTTTATTGGGTTATTTGATGGGATCTAAACGTAAATAATTCTTAATTTATGATGGTGTGATCATGATCATCCGTCGATTGATCGGCCAATTATTTTCTTCTTTTCTTCTCCTGAGCATTGTCAGGAGATGTCAAAGCAGGTCTTCTTTGATGAAGATAAAAGCCGCTCAGGTGTATGTTCTTGCAGTAAAGAAAACACGGTCCTTCTTTTTAGGGGTTTTATTCGTGTCGGCTTGTTTTGTGTTCCTTATCAACGGCCTGTCTTTGATCCAAGCGGCATTTTTTACCTATTCAAGGTGGAGTAATGAAGTGAAATTCATCGTAGCTCTGTTATTAGGTGGTATAGAATTTTTGGGGGCTATAGGTATTTTGATCTATCTGTTTAGAGAAGAAACCTGGAGCAAGTTCTCTGGAATTCACAAGGTGGTCAGTTTAGTCATCGATGAAGAGAGCAGGAACAATAAAACATAAAGCCCCGAGCATTGATATCCTGGTGCATGGATAGCGAGAAGTTAACTTAGGGGCTGTGTCAATTCAATAAGGAGGGTAGAATTATGGAACATAATACTGTAGCATATTGGGCGTGGTTTCTTTTGATCGGCGGGGTGATCGGGTGGTTGGCGGGGCTTATCACCACAGGCCGGGGGTTCGGGATCATCGGAGACGTCGTGATCGGGGTTTTTGGGGCCATGCTTGGCGGATGGATGGCCAGAGCGATCGGACTATATACCGGTAGTGCGATCGGTGCGTTTTTGCTGGCAGTCGTCGGTGCGGTGGTTTTAGTGGGCCTGACGCGTTTCGTCGTAAGGCACGCATAGGCGGCAGATCGGGTTAAGAAAAGAGGGATTGGTCAAGTGCAAAAAAACAGCATAGCGCCGTTGGTATGCGCGGCTTTGTTGTTAACAGGAGGGAACGTCATGGCCCGTGAGACCGTCCGTATTTATGATGCCGCCAGCGGAACATATCAGCAGCTAGAGAAGGTGGAAAAGACGCCGCAGGAATGGAAGAAGATATTGACGCCCGAGCAATACCGCGTGACGCGCGAGCACGGCACCGAGGCCGCCTTTTGCGGATTGCCGACGAAAGACCACAAGAAAGGCATTTACAAATGTGTCGGCTGCGGCACGGACCTGTTCAGGGTGGACAATAAATTTGAGTCCGGCACCGGCTGGCCCAGTTTCTGGCAGCCCGTGGATGAGGCCAATGTCGCCTATGATGAGGATGACACTTTGGGCATGCGCCGCGTTGAAGTGCATTGCGCGCGCTGCAAGGCGCATTTGGGCCACGTGTTTGACGACGGCCCGTTGCCCACGCACAAACGCTATTGCATCAATTCCGCGGCCTTAAAGTTCGTGCCCGCCGACGATGCCCATCTGGAAACAGCGACCTTTGCCGGCGGATGTTTCTGGTGTATGGAGCCGTTTTTGGCGCATTTAAAGGGCGTTAAAAGCGTCACGGCCGGTTATACCGGAGGCCGGACGGAAAACCCGACGTATGAAGAGGTTTCCAGCGGCCGAACAGGGCATGCCGAAGCCGTGGAGGTTGTTTTTGATCCCAAGGTGGTGTCGTACGCGAAACTCCTGCACATTTACTGGCACAACATTGATCCGACAGCGGTCAACAGCCAGTTCGTTGACCACGGCACGCAATACCGCACCGGAATTTTTTATCATAGCGAGGAACAAAGGCGTGCCGCGGAGGGATCCAAGAAAGAATTGGCCGCGTCCAAGCGTTTTGACAAACCCATTGTGACAGAAATTGTCCCGGCATCCGCGTTCTATCCGGCGGAGGAATACCATCAGGACTATTACAAGAAGAACCCCGGACACTACAAAATGTATCACGACAATTCCGGCCGTGATGAGTTCCTTGAAAAGACGTGGGGTAAGGAAAAAGAGACCGATTAACGCTTGAGCCCGAGCGTGAGGTCTAAAACGACTTCAGCCATCATGGCGGCGCAGGCCGTGACGCGGGGGGCCATGGGAGGGTGCCCTTGCGCGGAATCCGTGAAGCGGTCACCGCAAATATACACATTGCCCATCTTTTTGACGGACATCGGTTTCTTTTCGGTCAATCCCGCCATGCCCACTCCGCTGACCACCACGGGACAGCGCGGGGAATAATACTGCACGAACCGGTATTTCCAGTCCGTCGCGTCAAAGGCCTCAACAATAAAATCAAACCCTTTGAAAAATTGTTCGGCGTTATTTTCGTTCCACTGGGTTTTGTGGACGATGATATGCGCGTCGGGATTGATGCCGAGCAGACGTTTTTTGCTCACATCAACCTTGGCCAGGCCGATCTCGTTGGTAAAGTACTGCTGGCGGTTGAGATTGGAGGCGTCAATGAGGTCCTGGTCCACGATCTCCAGATGCTTGAACCCCGAACGCACTAAAATCATCGCGCAATTGCTCCCCAAGCCGCCGGCGCCGCCGATGCCGACTTTTTTGGACTGGATCAGCGCCAATTGTTCCGGTTTCAAATACTTCAAAAGCCCTTGTTCAAAAATGTTCATGCCGCGTTCTCAATACGCCGCCAGTCGGTGAAGACGGGATCGAAGTTCCGTTTTTTGAGCAAGGCCACGACGTCAGCGACCGAGCGGTCGTCCTTGATGTCAAATTGGGGGTCTTGTTCGTCTTTGTCCAGCAGGGAATAGCCACCCACGGCCGTGTTGGACCCGGCAGACATGCGCGTGATGCCCAGTTCCAGCAGATTGTTTCGTAATTGCGGAGCCTCCCGCGTCGAAAGATTGATACCCACGCGTGGAAAAAGGATGCGCGTCAGGCAAATGATCTTGATAAATGCCGTGTCGTCCACGTCACAACGGACGAATTCTTTTTCCTTGATGGTGCGCAGACGCGGGAATGAGATCCCGTATTCCACGCCCGGATAAGATCTTTCCATATTCCGCAAATGTTCATACAGCGCCAGTAAGTCCGGCGCGGTTTCGCTTAAGCCCAGCAAGATGCCCATGGCGATCTGGCGCATGCCGCCCTCGGCCGCCCGCCGGGGCGTGTCGTATCTGAAATCATAATCCTTTTTATATCCCGACAAA includes:
- a CDS encoding low affinity iron permease family protein, which translates into the protein MEYFSIVAKWVSEKAAQSSVSFAAFLIVLVWGIAGLPLHFNVIWHLMISTLAAVISIIMLFIIQNSQNRHTIAIQLKLDEIIRATKGAHNEMMDIEKLTDEDLARIQKKYGLLAEKTKEDLKEGKLDTHTPDISTPIKVIPRYN
- a CDS encoding entericidin A/B family lipoprotein — its product is MKNKFLLIIGTVLLAMSVLGCNTLSGAGKDVESAGKSIQTTVEHNN
- a CDS encoding DUF883 domain-containing protein; translated protein: MTTETQVRTSNTKISEALELLNEAAKEKRDELKGLMANRYSHIREAMTAGVEHGKEALNHTKDLAQEAIIKGGKKAKEIAGDVDKRVHKDPWAYIAGATAASLLLGYLMGSKRK
- a CDS encoding GlsB/YeaQ/YmgE family stress response membrane protein; the encoded protein is MEHNTVAYWAWFLLIGGVIGWLAGLITTGRGFGIIGDVVIGVFGAMLGGWMARAIGLYTGSAIGAFLLAVVGAVVLVGLTRFVVRHA
- a CDS encoding bifunctional methionine sulfoxide reductase B/A protein; this encodes MQKNSIAPLVCAALLLTGGNVMARETVRIYDAASGTYQQLEKVEKTPQEWKKILTPEQYRVTREHGTEAAFCGLPTKDHKKGIYKCVGCGTDLFRVDNKFESGTGWPSFWQPVDEANVAYDEDDTLGMRRVEVHCARCKAHLGHVFDDGPLPTHKRYCINSAALKFVPADDAHLETATFAGGCFWCMEPFLAHLKGVKSVTAGYTGGRTENPTYEEVSSGRTGHAEAVEVVFDPKVVSYAKLLHIYWHNIDPTAVNSQFVDHGTQYRTGIFYHSEEQRRAAEGSKKELAASKRFDKPIVTEIVPASAFYPAEEYHQDYYKKNPGHYKMYHDNSGRDEFLEKTWGKEKETD
- the thiF gene encoding sulfur carrier protein ThiS adenylyltransferase ThiF codes for the protein MNIFEQGLLKYLKPEQLALIQSKKVGIGGAGGLGSNCAMILVRSGFKHLEIVDQDLIDASNLNRQQYFTNEIGLAKVDVSKKRLLGINPDAHIIVHKTQWNENNAEQFFKGFDFIVEAFDATDWKYRFVQYYSPRCPVVVSGVGMAGLTEKKPMSVKKMGNVYICGDRFTDSAQGHPPMAPRVTACAAMMAEVVLDLTLGLKR
- the thiH gene encoding 2-iminoacetate synthase ThiH — encoded protein: MITLNKIQEVLNDTRRENVEELAREAARITRQNFGRTIGLYAPLYLSNYCSSHCTYCGFHALNKIKRIKLTPDEMRREMAPIHGQGIRNILMLTGESYKHTPIEYLKDAARIAGDLFQGIALEVHPMQTQEYKELFAAGVDGITVYQETYDRRRYADVHLSGYKKDYDFRYDTPRRAAEGGMRQIAMGILLGLSETAPDLLALYEHLRNMERSYPGVEYGISFPRLRTIKEKEFVRCDVDDTAFIKIICLTRILFPRVGINLSTREAPQLRNNLLELGITRMSAGSNTAVGGYSLLDKDEQDPQFDIKDDRSVADVVALLKKRNFDPVFTDWRRIENAA